In Equus caballus isolate H_3958 breed thoroughbred chromosome 7, TB-T2T, whole genome shotgun sequence, one DNA window encodes the following:
- the LOC100072403 gene encoding tubulin alpha-3 chain isoform X1 encodes MGHSQYGLYTAYMGHFVHFFLGTSWIVTLGPTAIKSLLVSYTFHEPTCAEVLAFLGGCMHVALGLQLLGSCWTSSPAPSVMKGPTPAAPVTIGLGQIKRECISIHVGQAGVQIGNACWELYCLEHGIQPDGQMPSDKTIGGGDDSFNTFFSETGAGKHVPRAVFVDLEPTVVDEVRTGTYRQLFHPEQLITGKEDAANNYARGHYTIGKEIVDLVLDRIRKLADLCTGLQGFLIFHSFGGGTGSGFASLLMERLSVDYGKKSKLEFAIYPAPQVSTAVVEPYNSILTTHTTLEHSDCAFMVDNEAIYDICRRNLDIERPTYTNLNRLIGQIVSSITASLRFDGALNVDLTEFQTNLVPYPRIHFPLATYAPVISAEKAYHEQLSVAEITNACFEPANQMVKCDPRHGKYMACCMLYRGDVVPKDVNAAIATIKTKRTIQFVDWCPTGFKVGINYQPPTVVPGGDLAKVQRAVCMLSNTTAIAEAWARLDHKFDLMYAKRAFVHWYVGEGMEEGEFSEAREDLAALEKDYEEVGVDSVEAEAEEGEEY; translated from the exons TACGGCCTCTACACTGCCTACATGGGGCACTTCGTCCATTTCTTCCTGGGCACCTCCTGGATAGTGACTCTGGGGCCCACGGCCATCAAGTCCCTCCTGGTCTCCTACACCTTCCATGAGCCCACGTGTGCTGAGGTGCTGGCCTTCCTGGGGGGCTGCATGCACGTAGCCCTGGGGCTCCAGCTCTTGG GTTCCTGCTGGACGTCATCTCCTGCCCCGTCAGTCATGAAGGGTCCCACCCCCGCTGCTCCTGTCACCATCGGCCTTGGGCAGATCAAG CGCGAGTGCATCTCTATCCACGTGGGGCAGGCAGGGGTCCAGATCGGCAATGCCTGCTGGGAATTGTACTGCCTTGAACATGGAATTCAGCCTGATGGTCAAATGCCAAGTGACAAAACCATCGGCGGTGGGGATGACTCATTCAACACGTTCTTCAGTGAGACTGGGGCTGGCAAACATGTGCCCAGAGCGGTGTTTGTGGACCTGGAGCCCACTGTAGTCG ATGAAGTGCGCACAGGGACCTATAGGCAGCTATTCCACCCAGAGCAGCTGATCACCGGGAAGGAAGATGCAGCCAATAATTATGCCAGAGGCCATTACACCATCGGCAAGGAGATTGTCGACCTGGTCCTGGACCGGATCCGCAAACTG gCAGATCTGTGCACGGGGCTGCAGGGCTTCCTCATCTTCCACAGCTTCGGAGGCGGCACCGGCTCTGGGTTTGCATCTCTGCTCATGGAGCGCCTCTCGGTGGACTATGGCAAGAAGTCCAAGCTTGAATTTGCCATTTACCCAGCCCCCCAGGTTTCCACGGCTGTAGTGGAGCCCTACAACTCCATCCTGACCACCCACACAACCCTGGAACATTCTGATTGTGCCTTCATGGTGGACAACGAAGCCATCTACGACATATGTCGGCGCAATCTAGATATCGAGCGGCCCACGTACACCAACCTCAATCGCCTGATCGGACAGATCGTGTCCTCCATCACTGCCTCCCTGCGATTTGATGGGGCCCTGAATGTGGACTTGACAGAATTCCAGACCAACCTGGTCCCGTACCCCCGCATCCACTTCCCCCTGGCCACCTATGCCCCAGTCATCTCAGCTGAGAAGGCCTACCACGAGCAGCTGTCTGTGGCTGAGATCACCAATGCTTGCTTTGAGCCAGCCAACCAGATGGTCAAGTGTGACCCTCGCCATGGCAAGTACATGGCCTGCTGCATGTTGTACAGGGGCGATGTGGTTCCAAAAGACGTCAACGCGGCCATCGCCACCATTAAGACCAAGCGCACCATCCAATTTGTGGATTGGTGCCCAACTGGATTTAAG gtgggcaTCAACTACCAGCCCCCCACCGTCGTCCCTGGGGGAGACCTGGCCAAGGTGCAGCGGGCTGTGTGCATGCTGAGTAACACCACTGCCATCGCCGAGGCCTGGGCCCGCCTAGACCATAAGTTTGATCTCATGTACGCAAAGCGAGCCTTTGTGCACTGGTATGTGGGAGAAGGCATGGAGGAAGGAGAGTTCTCTGAGGCCCGGGAGGACCTGGCAGCGCTGGAGAAAGACTATGAAGAGGTGGGCGTGGATTCTGTGGAAGCAGAGGCTGAAGAAGGGGAAGAATACTGA
- the LOC100072403 gene encoding tubulin alpha-3 chain isoform X2 has translation MGHFVHFFLGTSWIVTLGPTAIKSLLVSYTFHEPTCAEVLAFLGGCMHVALGLQLLGSCWTSSPAPSVMKGPTPAAPVTIGLGQIKRECISIHVGQAGVQIGNACWELYCLEHGIQPDGQMPSDKTIGGGDDSFNTFFSETGAGKHVPRAVFVDLEPTVVDEVRTGTYRQLFHPEQLITGKEDAANNYARGHYTIGKEIVDLVLDRIRKLADLCTGLQGFLIFHSFGGGTGSGFASLLMERLSVDYGKKSKLEFAIYPAPQVSTAVVEPYNSILTTHTTLEHSDCAFMVDNEAIYDICRRNLDIERPTYTNLNRLIGQIVSSITASLRFDGALNVDLTEFQTNLVPYPRIHFPLATYAPVISAEKAYHEQLSVAEITNACFEPANQMVKCDPRHGKYMACCMLYRGDVVPKDVNAAIATIKTKRTIQFVDWCPTGFKVGINYQPPTVVPGGDLAKVQRAVCMLSNTTAIAEAWARLDHKFDLMYAKRAFVHWYVGEGMEEGEFSEAREDLAALEKDYEEVGVDSVEAEAEEGEEY, from the exons ATGGGGCACTTCGTCCATTTCTTCCTGGGCACCTCCTGGATAGTGACTCTGGGGCCCACGGCCATCAAGTCCCTCCTGGTCTCCTACACCTTCCATGAGCCCACGTGTGCTGAGGTGCTGGCCTTCCTGGGGGGCTGCATGCACGTAGCCCTGGGGCTCCAGCTCTTGG GTTCCTGCTGGACGTCATCTCCTGCCCCGTCAGTCATGAAGGGTCCCACCCCCGCTGCTCCTGTCACCATCGGCCTTGGGCAGATCAAG CGCGAGTGCATCTCTATCCACGTGGGGCAGGCAGGGGTCCAGATCGGCAATGCCTGCTGGGAATTGTACTGCCTTGAACATGGAATTCAGCCTGATGGTCAAATGCCAAGTGACAAAACCATCGGCGGTGGGGATGACTCATTCAACACGTTCTTCAGTGAGACTGGGGCTGGCAAACATGTGCCCAGAGCGGTGTTTGTGGACCTGGAGCCCACTGTAGTCG ATGAAGTGCGCACAGGGACCTATAGGCAGCTATTCCACCCAGAGCAGCTGATCACCGGGAAGGAAGATGCAGCCAATAATTATGCCAGAGGCCATTACACCATCGGCAAGGAGATTGTCGACCTGGTCCTGGACCGGATCCGCAAACTG gCAGATCTGTGCACGGGGCTGCAGGGCTTCCTCATCTTCCACAGCTTCGGAGGCGGCACCGGCTCTGGGTTTGCATCTCTGCTCATGGAGCGCCTCTCGGTGGACTATGGCAAGAAGTCCAAGCTTGAATTTGCCATTTACCCAGCCCCCCAGGTTTCCACGGCTGTAGTGGAGCCCTACAACTCCATCCTGACCACCCACACAACCCTGGAACATTCTGATTGTGCCTTCATGGTGGACAACGAAGCCATCTACGACATATGTCGGCGCAATCTAGATATCGAGCGGCCCACGTACACCAACCTCAATCGCCTGATCGGACAGATCGTGTCCTCCATCACTGCCTCCCTGCGATTTGATGGGGCCCTGAATGTGGACTTGACAGAATTCCAGACCAACCTGGTCCCGTACCCCCGCATCCACTTCCCCCTGGCCACCTATGCCCCAGTCATCTCAGCTGAGAAGGCCTACCACGAGCAGCTGTCTGTGGCTGAGATCACCAATGCTTGCTTTGAGCCAGCCAACCAGATGGTCAAGTGTGACCCTCGCCATGGCAAGTACATGGCCTGCTGCATGTTGTACAGGGGCGATGTGGTTCCAAAAGACGTCAACGCGGCCATCGCCACCATTAAGACCAAGCGCACCATCCAATTTGTGGATTGGTGCCCAACTGGATTTAAG gtgggcaTCAACTACCAGCCCCCCACCGTCGTCCCTGGGGGAGACCTGGCCAAGGTGCAGCGGGCTGTGTGCATGCTGAGTAACACCACTGCCATCGCCGAGGCCTGGGCCCGCCTAGACCATAAGTTTGATCTCATGTACGCAAAGCGAGCCTTTGTGCACTGGTATGTGGGAGAAGGCATGGAGGAAGGAGAGTTCTCTGAGGCCCGGGAGGACCTGGCAGCGCTGGAGAAAGACTATGAAGAGGTGGGCGTGGATTCTGTGGAAGCAGAGGCTGAAGAAGGGGAAGAATACTGA
- the LOC100072403 gene encoding tubulin alpha-3 chain isoform X3 encodes MKGPTPAAPVTIGLGQIKRECISIHVGQAGVQIGNACWELYCLEHGIQPDGQMPSDKTIGGGDDSFNTFFSETGAGKHVPRAVFVDLEPTVVDEVRTGTYRQLFHPEQLITGKEDAANNYARGHYTIGKEIVDLVLDRIRKLADLCTGLQGFLIFHSFGGGTGSGFASLLMERLSVDYGKKSKLEFAIYPAPQVSTAVVEPYNSILTTHTTLEHSDCAFMVDNEAIYDICRRNLDIERPTYTNLNRLIGQIVSSITASLRFDGALNVDLTEFQTNLVPYPRIHFPLATYAPVISAEKAYHEQLSVAEITNACFEPANQMVKCDPRHGKYMACCMLYRGDVVPKDVNAAIATIKTKRTIQFVDWCPTGFKVGINYQPPTVVPGGDLAKVQRAVCMLSNTTAIAEAWARLDHKFDLMYAKRAFVHWYVGEGMEEGEFSEAREDLAALEKDYEEVGVDSVEAEAEEGEEY; translated from the exons ATGAAGGGTCCCACCCCCGCTGCTCCTGTCACCATCGGCCTTGGGCAGATCAAG CGCGAGTGCATCTCTATCCACGTGGGGCAGGCAGGGGTCCAGATCGGCAATGCCTGCTGGGAATTGTACTGCCTTGAACATGGAATTCAGCCTGATGGTCAAATGCCAAGTGACAAAACCATCGGCGGTGGGGATGACTCATTCAACACGTTCTTCAGTGAGACTGGGGCTGGCAAACATGTGCCCAGAGCGGTGTTTGTGGACCTGGAGCCCACTGTAGTCG ATGAAGTGCGCACAGGGACCTATAGGCAGCTATTCCACCCAGAGCAGCTGATCACCGGGAAGGAAGATGCAGCCAATAATTATGCCAGAGGCCATTACACCATCGGCAAGGAGATTGTCGACCTGGTCCTGGACCGGATCCGCAAACTG gCAGATCTGTGCACGGGGCTGCAGGGCTTCCTCATCTTCCACAGCTTCGGAGGCGGCACCGGCTCTGGGTTTGCATCTCTGCTCATGGAGCGCCTCTCGGTGGACTATGGCAAGAAGTCCAAGCTTGAATTTGCCATTTACCCAGCCCCCCAGGTTTCCACGGCTGTAGTGGAGCCCTACAACTCCATCCTGACCACCCACACAACCCTGGAACATTCTGATTGTGCCTTCATGGTGGACAACGAAGCCATCTACGACATATGTCGGCGCAATCTAGATATCGAGCGGCCCACGTACACCAACCTCAATCGCCTGATCGGACAGATCGTGTCCTCCATCACTGCCTCCCTGCGATTTGATGGGGCCCTGAATGTGGACTTGACAGAATTCCAGACCAACCTGGTCCCGTACCCCCGCATCCACTTCCCCCTGGCCACCTATGCCCCAGTCATCTCAGCTGAGAAGGCCTACCACGAGCAGCTGTCTGTGGCTGAGATCACCAATGCTTGCTTTGAGCCAGCCAACCAGATGGTCAAGTGTGACCCTCGCCATGGCAAGTACATGGCCTGCTGCATGTTGTACAGGGGCGATGTGGTTCCAAAAGACGTCAACGCGGCCATCGCCACCATTAAGACCAAGCGCACCATCCAATTTGTGGATTGGTGCCCAACTGGATTTAAG gtgggcaTCAACTACCAGCCCCCCACCGTCGTCCCTGGGGGAGACCTGGCCAAGGTGCAGCGGGCTGTGTGCATGCTGAGTAACACCACTGCCATCGCCGAGGCCTGGGCCCGCCTAGACCATAAGTTTGATCTCATGTACGCAAAGCGAGCCTTTGTGCACTGGTATGTGGGAGAAGGCATGGAGGAAGGAGAGTTCTCTGAGGCCCGGGAGGACCTGGCAGCGCTGGAGAAAGACTATGAAGAGGTGGGCGTGGATTCTGTGGAAGCAGAGGCTGAAGAAGGGGAAGAATACTGA
- the LOC100072403 gene encoding tubulin alpha-3 chain isoform X4, whose protein sequence is MRECISIHVGQAGVQIGNACWELYCLEHGIQPDGQMPSDKTIGGGDDSFNTFFSETGAGKHVPRAVFVDLEPTVVDEVRTGTYRQLFHPEQLITGKEDAANNYARGHYTIGKEIVDLVLDRIRKLADLCTGLQGFLIFHSFGGGTGSGFASLLMERLSVDYGKKSKLEFAIYPAPQVSTAVVEPYNSILTTHTTLEHSDCAFMVDNEAIYDICRRNLDIERPTYTNLNRLIGQIVSSITASLRFDGALNVDLTEFQTNLVPYPRIHFPLATYAPVISAEKAYHEQLSVAEITNACFEPANQMVKCDPRHGKYMACCMLYRGDVVPKDVNAAIATIKTKRTIQFVDWCPTGFKVGINYQPPTVVPGGDLAKVQRAVCMLSNTTAIAEAWARLDHKFDLMYAKRAFVHWYVGEGMEEGEFSEAREDLAALEKDYEEVGVDSVEAEAEEGEEY, encoded by the exons ATG CGCGAGTGCATCTCTATCCACGTGGGGCAGGCAGGGGTCCAGATCGGCAATGCCTGCTGGGAATTGTACTGCCTTGAACATGGAATTCAGCCTGATGGTCAAATGCCAAGTGACAAAACCATCGGCGGTGGGGATGACTCATTCAACACGTTCTTCAGTGAGACTGGGGCTGGCAAACATGTGCCCAGAGCGGTGTTTGTGGACCTGGAGCCCACTGTAGTCG ATGAAGTGCGCACAGGGACCTATAGGCAGCTATTCCACCCAGAGCAGCTGATCACCGGGAAGGAAGATGCAGCCAATAATTATGCCAGAGGCCATTACACCATCGGCAAGGAGATTGTCGACCTGGTCCTGGACCGGATCCGCAAACTG gCAGATCTGTGCACGGGGCTGCAGGGCTTCCTCATCTTCCACAGCTTCGGAGGCGGCACCGGCTCTGGGTTTGCATCTCTGCTCATGGAGCGCCTCTCGGTGGACTATGGCAAGAAGTCCAAGCTTGAATTTGCCATTTACCCAGCCCCCCAGGTTTCCACGGCTGTAGTGGAGCCCTACAACTCCATCCTGACCACCCACACAACCCTGGAACATTCTGATTGTGCCTTCATGGTGGACAACGAAGCCATCTACGACATATGTCGGCGCAATCTAGATATCGAGCGGCCCACGTACACCAACCTCAATCGCCTGATCGGACAGATCGTGTCCTCCATCACTGCCTCCCTGCGATTTGATGGGGCCCTGAATGTGGACTTGACAGAATTCCAGACCAACCTGGTCCCGTACCCCCGCATCCACTTCCCCCTGGCCACCTATGCCCCAGTCATCTCAGCTGAGAAGGCCTACCACGAGCAGCTGTCTGTGGCTGAGATCACCAATGCTTGCTTTGAGCCAGCCAACCAGATGGTCAAGTGTGACCCTCGCCATGGCAAGTACATGGCCTGCTGCATGTTGTACAGGGGCGATGTGGTTCCAAAAGACGTCAACGCGGCCATCGCCACCATTAAGACCAAGCGCACCATCCAATTTGTGGATTGGTGCCCAACTGGATTTAAG gtgggcaTCAACTACCAGCCCCCCACCGTCGTCCCTGGGGGAGACCTGGCCAAGGTGCAGCGGGCTGTGTGCATGCTGAGTAACACCACTGCCATCGCCGAGGCCTGGGCCCGCCTAGACCATAAGTTTGATCTCATGTACGCAAAGCGAGCCTTTGTGCACTGGTATGTGGGAGAAGGCATGGAGGAAGGAGAGTTCTCTGAGGCCCGGGAGGACCTGGCAGCGCTGGAGAAAGACTATGAAGAGGTGGGCGTGGATTCTGTGGAAGCAGAGGCTGAAGAAGGGGAAGAATACTGA